Proteins found in one Triticum aestivum cultivar Chinese Spring chromosome 4D, IWGSC CS RefSeq v2.1, whole genome shotgun sequence genomic segment:
- the LOC123097612 gene encoding tRNA-specific adenosine deaminase TAD2 isoform X4: MSATAFMELALDQAKFALDNLEVPVGCVIVEDGKVIASGSNRTNATRNEWQSIGLDQTLVADKFAGCDLYVTCEPCIMCASALSILGIREVYYGCPNDKFGGCGSVMSLHESLSSDDLTGSQDTRSRGFKCTGGIMAEEAVALFRNFYEQGNPNAPKPHRPVRVDQQ, translated from the exons ATGTCGGCTACGGCGTTTATGGAGCTGGCGCTCGACCAG GCCAAGTTTGCGCTGGACAACCTCGAGGTTCCTGTAGG ATGTGTGATTGTGGAGGACGGGAAGGTTATTGCCTCTGGTAGCAACAGGACCAATGCCACCCGGAAT GAGTGGCAGAGTATTGGCCTTGACCAGACACTGGTCGCGGATAAGTTTGCAGGATGTGACCTCTATGTCACGTGCGAGCCATGCATAATGTGTGCATCAGCATTGTCGATACTAG GAATCAGGGAAGTATACTATGGGTGTCCGAATGATAAATTCGGGGGATGTGGATCAGTCATGTCACTGCATGAGAGCCTTTCGTCGGATGACTTGACAGG GAGCCAAGATACCAGATCAAGAGGTTTTAAATGTACTGGGGGGATAATGGCGGAAGAGGCAGTCGCTCTTTTTAGAAATTTCTATGAACAAGGAAACCCGAATG CACCGAAGCCTCACAGACCTGTCCGAGTGGATCAGCAGTGA
- the LOC123097612 gene encoding tRNA-specific adenosine deaminase TAD2 isoform X2, with protein sequence MWWFSAIHSRLVSCREKKNHLMWWLRIWRWTLRRAWCGRGFSLAQVRGKALACGCSTSEAEAVDAGAPSLKSETQWRPRGAKFALDNLEVPVGCVIVEDGKVIASGSNRTNATRNEWQSIGLDQTLVADKFAGCDLYVTCEPCIMCASALSILGIREVYYGCPNDKFGGCGSVMSLHESLSSDDLTGSQDTRSRGFKCTGGIMAEEAVALFRNFYEQGNPNAPKPHRPVRVDQQ encoded by the exons atgtggtggttttctgcaattcactccaGGCTAGTTAGCTGCAGGGAGAAGAAAAACCATTTGATGTGGTGGCTTCGAATCTGGCGCTGGACCTTAAGGCGTGCCTGGTGCGGCCGTGGCTTCTCCCTTGCCCAGGTGCGTGGGAAGGCCTTGGCATGCGGGTGCTCTACCAGTGAGGCCGAGGCAGTGGATGCCGGGGCACCATCCCTGAAAAGCGAGACACAGTGGCGCCCTAGAGGG GCCAAGTTTGCGCTGGACAACCTCGAGGTTCCTGTAGG ATGTGTGATTGTGGAGGACGGGAAGGTTATTGCCTCTGGTAGCAACAGGACCAATGCCACCCGGAAT GAGTGGCAGAGTATTGGCCTTGACCAGACACTGGTCGCGGATAAGTTTGCAGGATGTGACCTCTATGTCACGTGCGAGCCATGCATAATGTGTGCATCAGCATTGTCGATACTAG GAATCAGGGAAGTATACTATGGGTGTCCGAATGATAAATTCGGGGGATGTGGATCAGTCATGTCACTGCATGAGAGCCTTTCGTCGGATGACTTGACAGG GAGCCAAGATACCAGATCAAGAGGTTTTAAATGTACTGGGGGGATAATGGCGGAAGAGGCAGTCGCTCTTTTTAGAAATTTCTATGAACAAGGAAACCCGAATG CACCGAAGCCTCACAGACCTGTCCGAGTGGATCAGCAGTGA
- the LOC123097612 gene encoding tRNA-specific adenosine deaminase TAD2 isoform X3 produces the protein MSATAFMELALDQAKFALDNLEVPVGCVIVEDGKVIASGSNRTNATRNATRHAEMEAIDILLQEWQSIGLDQTLVADKFAGCDLYVTCEPCIMCASALSILGIREVYYGCPNDKFGGCGSVMSLHESLSSDDLTGSQDTRSRGFKCTGGIMAEEAVALFRNFYEQGNPNAPKPHRPVRVDQQ, from the exons ATGTCGGCTACGGCGTTTATGGAGCTGGCGCTCGACCAG GCCAAGTTTGCGCTGGACAACCTCGAGGTTCCTGTAGG ATGTGTGATTGTGGAGGACGGGAAGGTTATTGCCTCTGGTAGCAACAGGACCAATGCCACCCGGAAT GCTACGAGACATGCTGAGATGGAAGCAATCGATATCCTTCTCCAGGAGTGGCAGAGTATTGGCCTTGACCAGACACTGGTCGCGGATAAGTTTGCAGGATGTGACCTCTATGTCACGTGCGAGCCATGCATAATGTGTGCATCAGCATTGTCGATACTAG GAATCAGGGAAGTATACTATGGGTGTCCGAATGATAAATTCGGGGGATGTGGATCAGTCATGTCACTGCATGAGAGCCTTTCGTCGGATGACTTGACAGG GAGCCAAGATACCAGATCAAGAGGTTTTAAATGTACTGGGGGGATAATGGCGGAAGAGGCAGTCGCTCTTTTTAGAAATTTCTATGAACAAGGAAACCCGAATG CACCGAAGCCTCACAGACCTGTCCGAGTGGATCAGCAGTGA
- the LOC123097612 gene encoding tRNA-specific adenosine deaminase TAD2 isoform X1, whose translation MWWFSAIHSRLVSCREKKNHLMWWLRIWRWTLRRAWCGRGFSLAQVRGKALACGCSTSEAEAVDAGAPSLKSETQWRPRGAKFALDNLEVPVGCVIVEDGKVIASGSNRTNATRNATRHAEMEAIDILLQEWQSIGLDQTLVADKFAGCDLYVTCEPCIMCASALSILGIREVYYGCPNDKFGGCGSVMSLHESLSSDDLTGSQDTRSRGFKCTGGIMAEEAVALFRNFYEQGNPNAPKPHRPVRVDQQ comes from the exons atgtggtggttttctgcaattcactccaGGCTAGTTAGCTGCAGGGAGAAGAAAAACCATTTGATGTGGTGGCTTCGAATCTGGCGCTGGACCTTAAGGCGTGCCTGGTGCGGCCGTGGCTTCTCCCTTGCCCAGGTGCGTGGGAAGGCCTTGGCATGCGGGTGCTCTACCAGTGAGGCCGAGGCAGTGGATGCCGGGGCACCATCCCTGAAAAGCGAGACACAGTGGCGCCCTAGAGGG GCCAAGTTTGCGCTGGACAACCTCGAGGTTCCTGTAGG ATGTGTGATTGTGGAGGACGGGAAGGTTATTGCCTCTGGTAGCAACAGGACCAATGCCACCCGGAAT GCTACGAGACATGCTGAGATGGAAGCAATCGATATCCTTCTCCAGGAGTGGCAGAGTATTGGCCTTGACCAGACACTGGTCGCGGATAAGTTTGCAGGATGTGACCTCTATGTCACGTGCGAGCCATGCATAATGTGTGCATCAGCATTGTCGATACTAG GAATCAGGGAAGTATACTATGGGTGTCCGAATGATAAATTCGGGGGATGTGGATCAGTCATGTCACTGCATGAGAGCCTTTCGTCGGATGACTTGACAGG GAGCCAAGATACCAGATCAAGAGGTTTTAAATGTACTGGGGGGATAATGGCGGAAGAGGCAGTCGCTCTTTTTAGAAATTTCTATGAACAAGGAAACCCGAATG CACCGAAGCCTCACAGACCTGTCCGAGTGGATCAGCAGTGA
- the LOC123097613 gene encoding octanoyltransferase LIP2, mitochondrial, whose amino-acid sequence MPTTAGTRQRRRARLAAGFAAPASRTRSHNSQILARMFYSYDKQDLSHTWSSASSINAVADIGWARRAVGRALRAHVLRRLLTGQQSGVGAAGSHPPAAEMGGGAARRVLEAWRLGVVKYGDALRLQERLVADRRAGRVPDLVLSLQHPPTYTLGKRRTDHNLLVPESSLAGLGAELYRTERGGDVTFHGPRQAVLYPILSLRDIGLGARRYVEGLESAMIEVASLYGVKSRPGGACETGVWVGDRKIGAIGVRISSGFTCHGLAFNIDPDLGYFKHIVPCGIADKEVTSLRREAAVELPPDEVIHEQLVQSLATTFRFSDVKVKDDSECADMISSAATGQH is encoded by the exons ATGCCCACCACAGCAGGAACTAGACAACGCCGCCGCGCTAGACTAGCCGCAGGGTTCGCCGCTCCGGCGTCGAGGACACGCAGCCACAATTCACAAATACTGGCACGCATGTTCTACTCGTACGACAAGCAGGATTTGAGCCATACCTGGTCGAGCGCCAGCTCCATAAACGCCGTAGCCGACATTGGTTGGGCACGAAGG GCCGTGGGCCGGGCCCTGAGAGCCCATGTACTTCGTCGTCTTCTGACTGGGCAACAAAGCGGGGTGGGTGCCGCCGGGTCTCACCCACCAGCGGCGGAGATGGGTGGTGGTGCCGCGAGGAGGGTTCTCGAGGCGTGGAGGCTCGGGGTGGTCAAGTACGGCGACGCCCTCAGGCTCCAGGAGAGGCTCGTCGCCGACCGGAGAGCCGGCCGGGTCCCGGACCTCGTGCTCTCGCTGCAGCATCCGCCTACCTACACCCTCGGCAAGCGGCGCACCGACCACAACCTGCTCGTGCCGGAGTCAAGCCTCGCGGGCCTCGGCGCCGAGCTCTACCGCACGGAGCGGGGCGGCGACGTCACCTTCCACGGCCCGCGCCAGGCCGTCCTCTACCCCATCCTCTCGCTCCGGGACATTGGGCTGGGCGCGCGGAGGTATGTCGAGGGGCTCGAGTCCGCCATGATCGAGGTGGCCTCTCTGTACGGCGTCAAGTCGCGGCCGGGGGGCGCCTGCGAGACCGGCGTGTGGGTCGGGGACAGGAAGATTGGGGCCATCGGGGTCAGGATCTCGTCAGGGTTTACCTGCCATGGCCTGGCCTTCAACATCGACCCTGATTTGGGGTACTTCAAGCACATCGTGCCCTGCGGCATTGCTGACAAGGAGGTCACGTCGCTGCGGCGGGAGGCGGCAGTGGAACTCCCTCCTGACGAGGTGATCCATGAGCAGCTCGTGCAGAGCTTGGCGACAACCTTCCGTTTCAGTGATGTTAAAGTCAAGGATGATTCAGAGTGTGCAGACATGATTAGCTCAGCTGCAACTGGGCAACACTGA
- the LOC123097614 gene encoding transcription factor WRKY19, with protein MSPVPSPNQSHLLGHGSRKEKRMRKVDTFAPHNDGHQWRKYGEKKINNCNFPRYYYRCTYKDNMNCPATKQIQQKDHSDPPLYQVTYYNEHSCNSAFLALTPTEFQLQTASGKAVSICFDSSGAQEPGANASSPSSSAAPRGTPSECKNKPLALRSEALSSWAPGVVEQKTACADLQSCSTECQDAYISEDIDAGRFGSIRFFHFL; from the exons ATGTCTCCCGTGCCGAGCCCAAATCAATCACACCTTCTAGGCCATGGATCAAG GAAAGAGAAGCGCATGAGGAAGGTGGATACCTTTGCGCCGCACAACGACGGCCACCAATGGAGGAAGTACGGCGAGAAGAAGATCAACAACTGCAACTTTCCCAG GTACTACTACAGATGCACCTACAAAGACAACATGAACTGCCCGGCCACCAAACAGATTCAGCAGAAGGATCACAGCGACCCCCCATTGTACCAAGTCACATACTACAACGAGCATTCATGCAACAGCGCCTTCCTTGCCCTCACCCCCACAGAGTTCCAGCTGCAGACCGCATCTGGAAAGGCAGTCTCCATCTGCTTTGATTCATCCGGGGCTCAGGAGCCCGGAGCCAATGCCAGCTCGCCATCTTCGAGTGCGGCGCCACGCGGCACGCCTTCAGAGTGCAAGAACAAGCCCCTTGCGCTGCGTTCAGAGGCGCTTTCTTCCTGGGCCCCCGGCGTTGTGGAGCAAAAGACGGCCTGTGCTGATCTCCAGTCCTGCAGCACCGAGTGCCAAGATGCATACATTTCAGAAGACATAGATGCAGGGAGATTCGGTTCTATCAGATTCTTCCATTTTTTGTAA